Sequence from the Deltaproteobacteria bacterium IMCC39524 genome:
GCTCTTTAATACACAAAACTATGGCCGCCAAGTTTTGTTCCTTATTTCAGGGTCAACGGCCCGAACAGCCGCTGCCCTGGTTGATGTTAACAAGAACACTGCAGCCTACTATTTTCACCGGTTGCGCCAGTTGATTCATCAGGCCGTAGAAGACGAAACTCTCTTCGC
This genomic interval carries:
- a CDS encoding IS1595 family transposase; this encodes MFLISGSTARTAAALVDVNKNTAAYYFHRLRQLIHQAVEDETLFA